The following coding sequences are from one Eucalyptus grandis isolate ANBG69807.140 chromosome 11, ASM1654582v1, whole genome shotgun sequence window:
- the LOC120289442 gene encoding probable ADP-ribosylation factor GTPase-activating protein AGD14: MPSFPASTVSASSSNVDLFKSQLAPEPVRSEASTVDLFKGAATSTAPSLDLFQLTPTNVVPSTLQHQTPQAPPSTSLDLFADFPQHRSDATLDNREPELSKHKNEGWATFDSPNSTLSALGTNNSTCDLISSDTDSKKFVPFSSFDPNMDWDISQKTSSQNLPSSIPDLWHGGLENSQVATTTSGTQPWNAFGESAEHLPSESVKQNSETQVATHPLPSSVDHQYLGFEASQDLKDYGLPLSTSIAGCPGQSVQSNLVMGTSCNQSVLSLVIFIEYQFPVAG, encoded by the exons ATGCCTAGTTTTCCTGCGTCAACTGTTTCTGCAAGTTCAAGTAACGTAGACCTATTCAAGTCACAACTGGCACCAGAACCAGTTCGTTCTGAAGCCTCAACTGTTGATTTGTTCAAGGGAGCCGCCACATCAACAGCTCCATCTCTAGATCTTTTTCAGTTAACTCCAACAAATGTAGTTCCATCTACGTTACAACATCAGACTCCCCAAGCACCTCCATCTACATCTTTGGATTTGTTTGCTGATTTTCCACAGCATCGATCAGATGCGACCTTGGATAACAGGGAACCTGAGCTGTCAAAGCACAAAAATGAAGGATGGGCGACATTTGATTCTCCTAATTCCACTCTATCTGCACTAGGGACTAACAATTCAACTTGCGACTTAATTTCCAGCGACACGGATTCTAAGAAATTTGTtcccttttcatcttttgatCCAAATATGGATTGGGATATCTCTCAAAAAACTAGTTCCCAGAATCTTCCTTCATCGATACCAGATCTGTGGCATGGAGGTCTTGAGAATAGTCAAGTGGCCACCACCACATCGGGCACTCAG CCATGGAATGCATTTGGAGAATCTGCTGAACACCTTCCTTCTGAAAGTGTTAAGCAAAATAGTGAGACACAAGTAGCCACCCACCCTCTTCCATCAAGTGTTGATCATCAGTACTTGGGCTTTGAAGCTTCTCAG GACTTGAAAGATTATGGGCTACCGCTGTCCACATCTATTGCTGGATGTCCAGGTCAAAGTGTGCAGTCAAATTTAGTTATGGGGACGTCATGCAACCAATCGGTGCTCTCTCTTGTAATCTTCATCGAATATCAATTTCCTGTTGCAGGC